The following are encoded together in the Pedobacter sp. D749 genome:
- the rpmB gene encoding 50S ribosomal protein L28, translating to MSRVCDLTGKKAMVGNNVSHSNVKTKRKFYPNLQLQKFYIPEENRWITLKVSTSAIKTINKVGISEAINRFVKKGFL from the coding sequence ATGTCAAGAGTTTGTGATTTAACAGGAAAAAAAGCAATGGTAGGTAACAACGTTTCTCACTCAAACGTTAAAACCAAACGCAAATTTTACCCAAACCTACAACTTCAGAAATTTTATATTCCTGAAGAAAACCGTTGGATTACGTTGAAAGTTTCTACTTCAGCGATTAAAACCATCAATAAAGTGGGCATTAGCGAAGCAATTAACCGTTTCGTAAAAAAAGGATTTTTGTAA
- the rpmG gene encoding 50S ribosomal protein L33 gives MAKKGNRVQVILECTEHKESGMPGMSRYISTKNRKNTTERLELKKFNPVLRKVTVHKEIK, from the coding sequence ATGGCAAAAAAAGGTAACAGAGTTCAGGTTATTTTAGAATGTACTGAACATAAAGAAAGTGGCATGCCAGGTATGTCTAGATATATTTCTACCAAAAACCGTAAAAACACTACTGAGAGATTAGAATTGAAAAAATTCAATCCAGTATTGAGAAAAGTAACCGTACATAAAGAAATTAAATAG
- a CDS encoding DUF4295 domain-containing protein — protein MAKKVVATLKTGTGKEYSKVITMVKSPKTGAYSFKELIVHNDHVKDAIASK, from the coding sequence ATGGCAAAGAAAGTAGTTGCAACCCTTAAAACAGGTACAGGTAAAGAATATTCGAAAGTAATTACAATGGTAAAATCACCAAAAACTGGTGCTTACTCATTCAAAGAACTTATCGTACACAACGACCACGTAAAAGATGCTATTGCATCTAAATAA